The following coding sequences are from one Lysinibacillus sp. FSL W8-0992 window:
- a CDS encoding dimethylarginine dimethylaminohydrolase family protein — MFKNVIVKNPGNSFVTGLTTSDLGKPILEKLFEQHVQYVEALKKCGVEVTQLAADEAFPDATFVEDTAVLTSEFAIISNPGAEARNREIEDIEPAVKKFYDKLYYIEAPGTLDGGDVLQAEKKFYVGISDRTNEEGARQFKEIVEKEGYEATIIPLKEFFHLKTGIAYVGQNRMVVAGEFIDHPAFASYEKIVIPQQDEYSANCIQVNDYVIIPAGYPDTNRKLNDLGYKTIELDMSEFRKHDGGLSCLSLRF, encoded by the coding sequence ATGTTTAAAAATGTCATTGTAAAAAATCCAGGTAATAGCTTTGTAACCGGTTTAACAACGAGTGATCTAGGAAAACCTATTTTAGAAAAGTTATTTGAGCAGCACGTACAATATGTAGAAGCTTTAAAAAAATGTGGTGTAGAGGTTACACAACTAGCGGCAGATGAAGCTTTCCCTGATGCTACTTTTGTAGAAGATACAGCAGTACTAACTTCTGAGTTTGCTATTATTTCAAATCCAGGAGCGGAAGCGCGTAATCGCGAAATTGAAGATATTGAACCAGCAGTTAAAAAATTCTATGACAAACTATATTACATCGAAGCGCCAGGTACACTTGATGGTGGAGATGTTTTACAAGCAGAAAAGAAATTTTATGTAGGTATTTCTGATCGTACAAACGAAGAAGGTGCACGACAATTTAAAGAAATTGTTGAAAAAGAAGGCTATGAAGCTACGATTATTCCATTAAAAGAATTCTTCCATTTAAAAACGGGAATTGCTTACGTTGGACAAAATCGTATGGTCGTTGCTGGAGAGTTTATCGATCACCCTGCTTTTGCATCATATGAAAAAATTGTTATTCCACAACAAGATGAGTATTCAGCGAACTGCATTCAAGTAAATGACTATGTCATTATTCCAGCTGGCTACCCTGATACAAATCGTAAATTAAATGACTTAGGCTATAAAACAATTGAACTTGATATGTCTGAGTTTAGAAAACATGACGGCGGCTTAAGCTGCTTATCCCTTCGTTTTTAA
- a CDS encoding dimethylarginine dimethylaminohydrolase family protein, whose product MHYCSSMYAPLKHVIVKHPKEAFKSQEHLTDEWKTFNYLSEPNYNEAITEYAEFIAILEKYVEQIDYLPASDDVGLDSLYAHDPVKFTPNGAIILKSGKKLRQPEATVYKEFLQSKGISIIGELSGDAVSDGGDIVWLDDRTLVVGRGYRTNDEAIRQIKEMTADVVDEFIVVQLPHDLGEAECLHLMSFISMVDKDLAVVHSRLMPVFFRQLLIERGIQLVEVPKDEYDTLGCNVLALAPRVCVIPEGNPSTKQQLLDAGATVYEYKGEEITVKGTGGPTCLTCPVIRG is encoded by the coding sequence ATGCATTATTGTTCATCCATGTATGCACCTTTAAAACACGTAATTGTCAAACATCCAAAAGAAGCTTTTAAAAGCCAAGAGCATCTAACGGATGAATGGAAAACTTTCAACTATTTATCAGAACCAAACTATAATGAGGCCATTACAGAATATGCTGAATTTATAGCAATTTTAGAGAAGTATGTTGAACAAATTGATTATTTACCAGCTTCAGATGATGTAGGGTTAGATTCGCTTTATGCGCATGATCCTGTTAAATTCACGCCAAACGGTGCGATTATTTTGAAATCTGGAAAGAAATTGAGACAACCTGAAGCAACTGTATACAAGGAATTTTTACAAAGCAAAGGCATTTCTATCATAGGGGAACTGTCAGGCGATGCTGTTTCAGATGGTGGGGATATTGTTTGGCTTGATGACCGTACACTTGTTGTTGGCCGAGGATATCGCACGAATGATGAAGCCATTCGTCAAATTAAGGAAATGACAGCGGATGTTGTCGATGAATTTATCGTTGTACAGCTTCCTCATGATTTAGGTGAAGCGGAATGCTTACATCTAATGTCCTTTATTAGTATGGTGGACAAGGATTTGGCAGTAGTACATTCTCGTTTAATGCCAGTATTTTTCCGTCAGCTTCTTATTGAACGAGGGATTCAGTTAGTTGAAGTACCTAAAGATGAATATGACACGCTCGGCTGTAATGTCTTGGCACTTGCACCAAGAGTATGTGTTATTCCTGAAGGTAACCCATCTACAAAACAGCAGTTATTGGATGCAGGCGCTACAGTTTATGAATATAAAGGTGAAGAAATCACAGTAAAAGGAACAGGTGGACCAACATGTCTAACTTGTCCTGTAATCAGAGGATAA
- a CDS encoding IclR family transcriptional regulator produces the protein MQLLERAMTIAKVLASEAAEGSLSISELSTKCDLPLSTLHRILKAMIAQGMIEQDEQTKHYRLGTIWMELGLQVYDTMDYISKIRPELERLAREVEESVYLSKPAGLDTIIIERIDSAANPIRIYDQLGIRIPMHIGAANKALLASIPTVQAKEIMNQLVPIEEMADLEEQLEQIREQGYAISHGERTAGTSSVAVAVFNGFGEIIGAVSIGFVSFNVSDEHINFLIESLKETGKRVSTKLGYRGK, from the coding sequence ATGCAGTTATTAGAACGAGCAATGACAATTGCTAAAGTGTTAGCTTCAGAAGCAGCAGAAGGCAGTTTGTCTATTTCAGAGCTATCCACCAAATGCGATTTACCACTAAGTACATTACATAGAATTTTAAAAGCGATGATTGCACAAGGAATGATTGAACAAGACGAGCAAACGAAACACTACCGCCTTGGAACGATATGGATGGAATTAGGCTTACAAGTGTATGATACGATGGACTATATTAGCAAAATTAGACCCGAATTAGAGCGCCTAGCAAGAGAAGTTGAGGAAAGTGTTTATTTAAGCAAGCCTGCGGGGTTAGATACTATTATTATCGAAAGAATTGATAGTGCAGCAAATCCGATTCGCATTTATGATCAACTCGGTATTCGCATCCCAATGCATATAGGAGCAGCCAATAAAGCATTGTTAGCCTCTATACCTACTGTACAAGCTAAGGAAATTATGAATCAACTAGTCCCTATCGAAGAAATGGCTGATTTAGAAGAGCAATTAGAACAAATAAGGGAACAAGGCTATGCTATAAGCCACGGTGAACGAACGGCTGGTACTTCCTCAGTCGCTGTAGCTGTTTTTAATGGGTTCGGAGAAATTATAGGTGCTGTTAGTATAGGCTTTGTTAGCTTTAACGTTAGCGACGAACATATCAACTTCCTTATAGAAAGCCTAAAAGAAACAGGAAAACGTGTTTCAACAAAGCTTGGCTACCGCGGGAAGTAA
- the rpmB gene encoding 50S ribosomal protein L28 has protein sequence MPKQCVITGRKARTGNNRSHAMNASKRTWGANLQKVRILVNGTPKRVWVSTRALKSGKIERV, from the coding sequence ATGCCAAAACAATGTGTAATCACTGGACGTAAAGCTCGTACTGGTAACAACCGTTCCCACGCTATGAACGCTAGTAAACGTACTTGGGGCGCTAACCTTCAAAAAGTTCGTATCCTAGTTAACGGTACACCAAAACGTGTATGGGTTTCTACTCGTGCTTTAAAATCAGGTAAAATCGAGCGCGTTTAA
- the spoVM gene encoding stage V sporulation protein SpoVM: protein MKVYTFQLPKVVSSITRTCINLFKKDKKEAKKSD from the coding sequence CTGAAAGTATATACGTTCCAATTGCCGAAAGTTGTGAGTAGCATTACGCGTACGTGTATTAACCTATTTAAAAAAGATAAGAAAGAAGCTAAAAAATCCGACTGA
- a CDS encoding thiamine diphosphokinase has product MTTVVVCAGGPKEELCSFEPYNKRNDVIFIGADRGSLYLIEQGIRPHAIVGDFDSLSQEEYQYVMEHANDAQRFREEKNETDTDLALLKALTYAPSDIVLTGVTGGRLDHYEAAVRSIYRLQIEHPLLVLKIINHANMLQFLVPGTHTIQADDRYRYLSFFAHEQPILGVTLRHVKYETTNEEISLGSSRFTSNEIIGTLGSISFTQGICLMIRSID; this is encoded by the coding sequence ATGACCACTGTTGTCGTTTGTGCGGGCGGTCCGAAAGAGGAGCTTTGTTCCTTTGAGCCGTATAATAAGCGAAATGATGTCATATTTATCGGTGCAGACCGAGGATCGCTGTATTTAATTGAGCAAGGAATTAGACCACATGCCATTGTTGGTGATTTTGACTCATTATCACAAGAGGAATATCAATATGTTATGGAGCATGCAAATGATGCTCAGCGTTTCCGAGAAGAAAAGAATGAAACGGATACGGATTTAGCGCTATTAAAGGCATTAACCTATGCCCCTAGCGATATTGTGTTGACAGGTGTTACAGGTGGACGTTTGGATCACTATGAGGCAGCTGTTCGTTCGATCTATCGTTTACAGATAGAACATCCCCTACTTGTGTTGAAAATTATTAATCATGCTAATATGTTGCAGTTTTTGGTGCCAGGCACGCACACAATTCAAGCGGATGATCGCTATCGCTATTTGTCTTTTTTTGCGCATGAGCAACCTATTCTAGGGGTTACATTAAGACATGTTAAATATGAAACGACGAATGAAGAAATTTCATTAGGTTCAAGTCGATTTACAAGTAATGAAATAATAGGCACTTTAGGGTCTATATCCTTTACGCAAGGCATATGTTTAATGATAAGAAGCATAGATTAG
- the rpe gene encoding ribulose-phosphate 3-epimerase: protein MIQIAPSILAANFAKLGEEVKDVERAGAKLIHIDVMDGHFVPNISFGSIVLDAIRPLTDLPLDVHLMIENPDQYIEQFAKAGADYITVHVEACCHLHRTIQLIRSYGVKPGVVLNPHTPIESIQHILEDIDMVLFMTVNPGFGGQKFIHSVVPKIKALSTIIKERNLDVAIEIDGGINAETIVPCAKAGATIFVAGSAIYSKEDRTAALQEILTAGEAAIKG, encoded by the coding sequence ATGATACAAATAGCACCATCAATTTTAGCAGCAAACTTTGCAAAACTAGGAGAAGAAGTTAAAGACGTAGAACGAGCAGGTGCAAAGCTTATTCATATCGACGTGATGGACGGTCATTTTGTACCGAATATTTCATTTGGCTCAATTGTGTTGGATGCCATTCGTCCTTTAACTGATTTACCGTTAGATGTTCATCTAATGATTGAAAACCCAGATCAATATATTGAACAATTTGCTAAAGCGGGAGCAGACTATATTACAGTACATGTAGAAGCTTGTTGCCATTTACATCGTACAATTCAATTGATTCGTTCTTATGGAGTAAAGCCAGGTGTAGTTTTAAATCCACATACACCAATTGAATCTATTCAACACATTTTAGAGGATATTGATATGGTGTTATTTATGACAGTGAATCCTGGATTTGGTGGTCAAAAGTTCATTCATTCTGTTGTGCCAAAAATTAAAGCGTTATCAACAATTATTAAAGAGCGTAACTTAGACGTTGCGATTGAAATCGATGGTGGTATTAATGCGGAAACAATTGTTCCTTGTGCAAAAGCAGGGGCAACAATTTTTGTAGCAGGCTCAGCGATATACAGCAAAGAAGACCGAACAGCGGCACTCCAAGAGATTCTAACTGCTGGTGAGGCTGCGATTAAAGGATGA
- the rsgA gene encoding ribosome small subunit-dependent GTPase A has product MAQGQIRKALSGYYYVYNGEELLQCRGRGVFRNRGESPLVGDFVEYTLETEGSDGTIQKILDRQNELVRPPIANIDQGILVFSVKEPNFNTILLDRFLVVLESFHVHPIICLTKMDLIEDDERKELQSYIEDYENMGYTVLQTYKDEEELVDRLQPILKGKTSVLAGQSGVGKSTLLNTLIPDLNLKTGIISQSLGRGKHTTRHVELIEVCDGLLADTPGFSSFDFDEIEKEELGACFPEITRIAEDCKFRACLHLKEPKCAVKAAVETGEIREYRYKHYEQFMQEIMDRKPRY; this is encoded by the coding sequence ATGGCGCAAGGCCAAATTCGTAAAGCATTAAGTGGCTATTATTATGTTTATAATGGTGAAGAGCTCTTACAATGTCGAGGACGTGGAGTATTTCGCAATCGCGGAGAATCCCCGCTAGTCGGTGACTTTGTTGAGTATACACTTGAAACAGAAGGATCAGATGGTACAATTCAAAAAATACTGGATCGTCAAAATGAACTTGTACGTCCACCGATTGCCAATATCGATCAAGGCATTTTAGTGTTTTCTGTAAAAGAGCCAAACTTCAATACAATTTTACTCGATCGTTTCCTAGTCGTTTTAGAGTCATTTCATGTACACCCAATCATCTGCCTTACAAAGATGGACTTAATAGAAGACGATGAGCGTAAGGAATTACAGAGCTATATAGAAGATTATGAAAACATGGGATATACAGTGCTTCAAACGTATAAAGATGAGGAAGAACTAGTTGATCGACTTCAGCCAATTTTAAAGGGGAAAACTTCGGTGCTTGCTGGACAATCTGGTGTTGGGAAATCAACATTACTGAACACGTTAATCCCTGATTTAAATTTAAAAACAGGCATTATTTCGCAAAGCTTAGGACGAGGCAAACATACGACTCGTCATGTTGAGTTAATAGAAGTTTGTGACGGTTTATTGGCGGATACACCAGGATTTAGCTCATTTGATTTTGATGAAATTGAAAAAGAAGAGTTAGGTGCATGTTTTCCAGAGATAACACGAATTGCTGAGGATTGTAAATTCAGAGCCTGCTTGCATTTGAAGGAACCTAAATGCGCAGTTAAGGCAGCAGTCGAAACTGGAGAAATTCGTGAGTACCGCTACAAGCATTACGAACAATTTATGCAAGAAATTATGGATCGAAAGCCGAGGTATTAA
- the pknB gene encoding Stk1 family PASTA domain-containing Ser/Thr kinase gives MLVGKRISDRYKIIDLIGGGGMSNVYLAHDMILNRDVAIKILRYDFTNEDELHRRFQREALSVTSLTHPNIVSIYDVGDDGDLHYIVMEYVQGKTLKQYIQEFAPISPARSVHIMKQLTSAIANAHENHIIHRDIKPQNILMDADGNVKITDFGIAMTLSATSFTQTNSVLGTVHYLSPEQARGGTATNKSDIYALGIVLYELLTGELPFSGESAVSIALKHLQSETPSVRAFDGTIPQSLENVVLKATAKDASHRYATVEEMQEDLDTVLSSTRINEPKFTIPIDNDATRAIPIIKEQPIRKDEDLTQTRAMAPITQSKVEAKTKKPVEKVAPVKQKKKWPIYVTGLLVVVIAMFLFFLFATDLFSPKKIEVPSVANLTVEEATKKLQDEGFVVAEQKQERNSEEVEKDKVIETDPAEGAKRVKGTEVGLIVSLGVETIKIDDYTGQQISQVESLLKDKLSIQKNYVHSKQPEGQIIEQDPAEGAEIIAKDATITFTISQGVKMITVDSVANYTKAQMDDYVNRVGLKWRTVREDYNDTVAAGSVISQTPKPGTSLMEGDTIAVVLSKGPAEKPVKTFIKNVLIPYEPSEEGAEQVIRIEIQDKTHTMVKTFDEFTITSDRQYKIQLVIVEGEEAAYKIIRDSEIIESESFNYDDVK, from the coding sequence ATGCTTGTAGGAAAACGAATTAGTGACCGTTATAAAATTATAGATCTCATTGGTGGCGGAGGCATGTCCAATGTATACTTGGCGCATGATATGATATTAAATAGGGATGTAGCAATAAAAATATTACGCTATGATTTTACCAATGAGGATGAATTACATCGACGTTTTCAACGTGAGGCACTTTCAGTTACAAGCCTTACACATCCAAATATTGTAAGTATTTATGATGTAGGTGATGATGGAGATCTGCATTATATAGTGATGGAATATGTTCAAGGAAAGACGTTAAAGCAGTACATACAGGAATTTGCACCAATTTCTCCTGCCAGAAGTGTGCATATTATGAAGCAATTAACGTCAGCGATTGCCAATGCCCATGAAAATCATATTATCCACCGTGACATTAAGCCGCAAAATATTTTAATGGATGCGGATGGTAATGTGAAAATTACGGATTTTGGAATAGCTATGACGCTGAGTGCGACATCATTTACCCAAACAAATTCTGTGCTAGGGACTGTGCATTATTTATCACCAGAACAAGCGCGTGGTGGAACAGCAACAAATAAATCAGATATTTATGCGCTTGGCATTGTGTTGTATGAATTACTAACAGGGGAATTGCCGTTTTCGGGTGAATCTGCTGTTTCTATTGCACTTAAGCATTTGCAATCAGAGACACCATCGGTTCGAGCATTTGATGGTACAATTCCGCAAAGTCTAGAAAATGTGGTGTTAAAGGCTACTGCCAAAGATGCTTCCCATCGTTATGCGACCGTAGAAGAAATGCAAGAGGACTTGGATACGGTATTATCATCAACACGTATTAATGAACCAAAGTTTACGATTCCTATCGATAATGACGCTACAAGAGCCATTCCAATTATAAAGGAACAGCCAATACGCAAAGATGAGGATTTAACGCAAACAAGAGCGATGGCGCCTATCACACAGTCGAAAGTTGAAGCAAAGACTAAGAAACCTGTTGAAAAAGTGGCGCCTGTTAAACAAAAGAAAAAATGGCCAATATATGTGACGGGGCTATTAGTAGTCGTTATTGCTATGTTCCTATTCTTTTTATTTGCAACAGATTTATTTAGCCCGAAAAAAATTGAGGTGCCTAGTGTTGCTAATTTAACGGTAGAAGAAGCTACAAAAAAATTACAAGATGAAGGCTTTGTTGTAGCAGAACAAAAACAAGAGCGTAATTCTGAGGAAGTTGAAAAAGACAAAGTCATTGAAACAGACCCTGCAGAAGGTGCAAAGCGAGTTAAGGGAACTGAAGTAGGGTTAATTGTCAGTTTAGGTGTAGAAACGATTAAAATTGATGACTACACGGGGCAACAAATTAGTCAAGTTGAGTCATTGTTAAAAGATAAACTTTCAATCCAAAAAAATTATGTGCATTCTAAACAGCCCGAAGGACAAATTATTGAACAAGATCCGGCAGAGGGTGCTGAGATAATCGCTAAAGATGCAACGATTACATTTACGATAAGCCAAGGCGTAAAGATGATTACAGTAGATAGTGTTGCAAATTACACGAAAGCTCAAATGGATGATTACGTAAATCGAGTAGGGTTGAAATGGCGTACCGTTCGAGAGGATTACAATGATACCGTCGCAGCGGGCAGTGTCATTTCACAAACGCCGAAACCAGGTACTAGCTTAATGGAAGGCGATACAATTGCAGTTGTTTTAAGTAAAGGACCGGCTGAGAAACCTGTGAAGACATTTATTAAAAATGTTTTAATTCCATATGAGCCGTCTGAAGAAGGCGCTGAACAAGTTATACGCATTGAAATTCAAGATAAAACCCATACAATGGTGAAAACCTTTGATGAATTTACTATTACTAGTGACCGACAATACAAAATACAACTCGTCATCGTAGAAGGTGAAGAAGCGGCTTATAAAATAATCCGTGACTCGGAAATTATCGAGTCAGAAAGCTTTAATTATGATGACGTTAAATAA
- a CDS encoding Stp1/IreP family PP2C-type Ser/Thr phosphatase translates to MEYTVESDIGLKRAINEDRAAFFKRPDGLALALVADGMGGHNAGDVASDMAMKQMENVFLQAETHHFATMTSKKEWLLQSVKQLNKNIFDYSLSHEDCKGMGTTFIAALIEGHYCFIAHVGDSRVYYFFDDGAQQITKDHSYVNVLLENGEISEEEALTHPKKNFILKAVGTEETIEPDFYEVELAPESYLLICSDGLSNKLSVYEMASIITYPDLIEEKGRKLVELANASGGEDNISLVLLTRQDEEV, encoded by the coding sequence ATGGAATACACAGTCGAAAGTGATATTGGTTTAAAACGAGCAATTAATGAAGATCGAGCTGCATTTTTTAAACGACCAGATGGACTTGCACTAGCACTTGTAGCGGATGGCATGGGTGGACATAATGCTGGCGATGTGGCGAGTGATATGGCAATGAAACAAATGGAGAACGTTTTTTTACAAGCAGAGACACATCATTTTGCAACTATGACATCAAAAAAAGAATGGTTACTACAATCAGTTAAGCAATTGAATAAAAATATATTCGACTATTCTTTATCACACGAAGACTGTAAAGGAATGGGTACGACGTTTATTGCCGCGTTAATTGAAGGACATTATTGCTTCATTGCGCATGTTGGCGATAGTCGCGTGTATTATTTCTTTGATGATGGCGCACAACAAATAACAAAAGATCATTCTTACGTTAATGTTCTACTTGAAAATGGTGAAATTAGCGAAGAGGAAGCGTTGACGCATCCGAAGAAAAATTTCATTTTAAAAGCTGTTGGAACAGAGGAAACTATTGAGCCAGACTTTTATGAAGTAGAGCTAGCGCCAGAATCGTATTTACTAATTTGCTCTGACGGTTTAAGCAATAAACTGTCAGTGTATGAAATGGCATCTATCATTACCTATCCAGATTTAATTGAAGAAAAAGGACGAAAACTTGTGGAATTAGCCAATGCAAGCGGGGGAGAAGATAACATCTCCCTCGTGTTACTCACAAGGCAAGATGAGGAGGTGTAA
- the rlmN gene encoding 23S rRNA (adenine(2503)-C(2))-methyltransferase RlmN, whose protein sequence is MVDQEQFNERINDLVDEAEEKPVRRAKKEKPNLKESIYSLQPHQLEEWLKENGEKPFRAAQIFDWLYNKRVKTFEEMSNLSKTLRDKLEASFALTTLSTIIKQESKDGTIKFLFQLQDGYSIETVLMRHEYGNSVCVTTQVGCRIGCTFCASTLGGLKRHLLAGEIVEQVVKVQQALDEVNERVSHIVIMGIGEPFDNYDAMMSFLKVINHEKGLNIGARHITVSTSGIVPKIYQFADEQLQINFAVSLHAPNQEARQKLMPIARAYKLDELMEAVRYYTKKTGRRVSFEYGLMSGENDSVEVAEELSALIKGIKCHVNLIPVNYVPERDYIRTSRSKIFAFEKTLKKNGINVTIRREQGSDIDAACGQLRAKERSEETR, encoded by the coding sequence ATGGTGGATCAAGAGCAATTTAATGAACGCATTAACGACTTAGTCGATGAAGCTGAAGAAAAGCCAGTTCGACGAGCGAAAAAAGAAAAACCGAATTTAAAAGAATCAATTTATTCATTACAACCACATCAATTAGAAGAATGGCTAAAAGAAAATGGGGAAAAACCATTCCGAGCTGCACAAATTTTTGACTGGTTATACAATAAACGTGTTAAAACATTTGAAGAAATGTCTAACCTATCAAAAACATTACGTGACAAGTTAGAGGCAAGCTTTGCATTAACAACATTGTCAACGATCATTAAACAGGAATCAAAAGATGGTACGATTAAATTTTTATTCCAGCTACAAGATGGATATTCTATTGAAACAGTTTTAATGCGTCATGAATATGGCAACTCAGTATGTGTAACTACGCAGGTAGGCTGTCGAATTGGTTGTACGTTTTGTGCATCAACTTTAGGTGGCTTGAAGCGCCATTTATTAGCAGGTGAAATTGTAGAGCAAGTTGTAAAAGTACAGCAAGCTTTAGATGAGGTAAATGAACGTGTGTCTCATATCGTTATTATGGGCATTGGTGAGCCTTTCGATAACTATGATGCCATGATGAGCTTCTTAAAAGTCATTAATCATGAAAAAGGTTTAAATATTGGTGCACGTCACATTACTGTATCAACATCTGGCATTGTACCTAAAATTTATCAATTTGCTGATGAACAGCTTCAAATTAACTTTGCTGTATCACTGCACGCACCAAACCAGGAGGCACGTCAAAAACTTATGCCGATTGCACGTGCGTACAAATTAGATGAATTAATGGAAGCTGTTCGTTACTATACGAAAAAAACGGGCCGACGTGTAAGTTTTGAGTATGGTTTAATGTCAGGTGAAAATGATTCAGTTGAAGTTGCAGAAGAACTTTCTGCATTAATAAAAGGAATTAAATGCCACGTAAACTTAATTCCTGTAAACTACGTACCAGAACGTGATTATATCCGTACATCTCGTAGTAAAATTTTTGCTTTTGAAAAAACTTTAAAGAAAAATGGTATAAACGTAACAATCCGTAGAGAGCAAGGGTCTGATATCGATGCGGCATGCGGACAATTACGTGCGAAAGAGAGATCTGAAGAAACGAGGTGA
- the rsmB gene encoding 16S rRNA (cytosine(967)-C(5))-methyltransferase RsmB — MSKKSVVIWDGNVRDAALSILLAVDKNQAYSNLLLHETIKRHKIESKDRALLTEITYGTLQYKMTLDYYLEPFVRGKLDHWVRWLLRLSLYQIHYLTRIPPHAAVNEAVEIAKRRGHQGIASTVNGILRSILRQGVRSLEDIKNPIERLAIETSHPQWLVERFVNNYGVEVATAMLLENNVPPVQTVRVNTTVATTEQAIESLQAEGLTAQLSDLMPECLHVTNGQPARTKAFQEGLITIQDESSMIPANVLNPSPGMRVLDMCAAPGGKTTHLAEKMDNKGSILATDLHPHKLDLIDHNTERLGLDIVETAPIDGRKAPEFLQLESFDAVLVDAPCSGLGVMRRKPDIKYTKREEDLENLQKIQLALLDAATKVLKNEGKLVYSTCTVDKQENEGTVDAFLREHPEMEAIQLESLPTKLAEKQANGMLQVFPQDFGSDGFFVAAFRKKGESN; from the coding sequence ATGAGTAAAAAAAGCGTAGTAATTTGGGATGGCAATGTACGGGATGCCGCACTTTCTATCCTATTAGCAGTAGATAAAAACCAAGCGTATAGTAATTTACTTTTACACGAAACGATTAAACGCCATAAGATTGAATCAAAGGATCGTGCGCTTTTAACAGAAATTACGTATGGTACGCTTCAATATAAAATGACCCTCGACTATTATTTAGAGCCATTTGTTCGTGGTAAACTAGATCATTGGGTGCGCTGGCTATTGCGTTTGTCGCTCTATCAAATACATTATTTAACGCGTATTCCGCCTCACGCAGCAGTGAACGAAGCGGTAGAAATTGCAAAACGCCGTGGACACCAAGGAATTGCATCTACGGTCAATGGTATTTTACGTTCTATATTGCGTCAAGGTGTACGATCTTTAGAGGATATAAAAAATCCTATAGAACGTCTTGCTATCGAAACAAGTCATCCACAATGGTTGGTAGAACGCTTTGTAAACAATTATGGTGTAGAAGTAGCTACAGCAATGCTTCTTGAAAATAACGTACCGCCCGTGCAAACGGTTCGTGTCAATACGACGGTGGCGACTACAGAACAAGCGATTGAAAGCTTACAAGCTGAAGGCTTAACTGCACAGCTAAGTGATTTAATGCCCGAATGTCTACATGTGACAAATGGCCAACCTGCTCGTACAAAGGCATTTCAGGAAGGACTTATCACTATTCAGGATGAAAGCTCGATGATTCCTGCAAATGTTTTGAATCCTTCTCCAGGAATGCGCGTCTTAGATATGTGTGCAGCACCAGGTGGTAAAACGACACATTTGGCAGAAAAAATGGACAATAAAGGTTCCATTTTGGCAACGGATTTGCACCCACATAAATTAGATTTAATCGACCATAATACAGAACGTCTAGGACTTGATATTGTAGAAACAGCTCCGATTGATGGACGTAAGGCTCCAGAGTTTTTACAACTAGAATCGTTCGACGCGGTGTTAGTCGATGCTCCGTGTAGTGGTTTAGGTGTTATGCGTCGTAAGCCGGATATTAAATATACGAAGCGTGAAGAAGATTTAGAAAACCTTCAAAAAATCCAGTTGGCACTACTCGATGCAGCAACTAAAGTACTAAAAAATGAAGGCAAGCTTGTGTACAGTACATGTACAGTCGATAAACAAGAAAACGAAGGCACTGTTGATGCCTTTTTAAGAGAGCATCCAGAAATGGAAGCTATACAACTAGAATCTTTACCAACAAAATTAGCGGAAAAGCAAGCAAATGGCATGCTTCAAGTCTTCCCACAAGACTTCGGCAGTGATGGTTTCTTCGTCGCAGCCTTTCGTAAAAAAGGAGAATCCAACTAA